A single region of the Cucumis melo cultivar AY chromosome 3, USDA_Cmelo_AY_1.0, whole genome shotgun sequence genome encodes:
- the LOC103487998 gene encoding uncharacterized protein LOC103487998 isoform X2, which yields MEVSETRDPDIINVVVYGVISWTLGFVLLRKVVFPNRSFEFCNRLISTIHAFLAVTLASISVQNWRCPICPLASKSSSFQMQTLGVSCSYLIYDMVCCHFDKKVSLDNTIHHLVSIVGIAAGFAYQKIGFAVIFSFARMVGGPYLTYMTLSANVPFLIKAMALGLQLVSAYWFYKIVRMIRFKLKNRSTLKNS from the exons ATGGAAGTTTCCGAGACTCGAGATCCGGACATTATAAACGTCGTCGTTTACGGTGTAATATCATGGACATTGGGTTTCGTTTTGTTAAGAAAAGTAGTGTTTCCAAATCGATCTTTTGAGTTTTGCAATCGCCTCATCTCAACAATCCATGCTTTTTTAGCTGTCACATTGGCTTCCATCTCTGTTCAAAATTGGCGATGCCCCATTTGTCCTCTTGCTTCTAAATCTTCATCTTTTCAG ATGCAAACATTGGGTGTGAGCTGTTCATATTTGATATATGATATGGTGTGTTGCCATTTTGACAAGAAAGTGAGTTTGGACAATACCATCCATCACTTGGTTAGCATTGTTGGAATTGCAGCAGGCTTTGCTTATCAAAAG ATTGGATTTGCAGTGATATTTTCATTTGCAAGAATGGTTGGAGGGCCTTATCTCACTTACATGACTCTATCTGCCAATGTCCCTTTCCTTATTAAG GCCATGGCGCTGGGATTGCAGCTTGTCAGTGCCTACTGGTTTTACAAGATCGTGAGAATGATCAGATTCAAACTCAAGAACAGATCTACATTGAAGAACAGTTAA
- the LOC103487996 gene encoding uncharacterized protein LOC103487996 isoform X2, with protein MDALCWNHPAISLKATQNSENHGFLTPKSSSSLFHCRAAMNSSNPVSKPSPLKIQNRMFILGMGFVGQFFAQELKYSGWDVSGTCRNLGQKMQLEGRGFDVYVFDANDPVQDTLKAMKYHTHLLISIPPDVDVGDPLLHHEKLLRTTLQGGDLRWLCYLSSTSVYGDYGGAWVDEDNPANPLSRSGKLRIEAEERWINLGNDLGFSTQVFRLGGIYGPGRSAIDTIIKQRSLSERQQRRARRQFTSRVHVQDICQALKACIQRPSSRRFYNIVDDDPAPREEVFSYARDLVEKKWPGKFDTLLKPVEESDVTNGSVRGDKRVCNARMKRELGVSLAYPTYKSGLQSIIDQMGDEEPS; from the exons ATGGATGCATTGTGTTGGAATCATCCAGCAATTTCTCTGAAAGCCACCCAAAATTCTGAGAATCATGGTTTCCTTACACCCAAATCTTCTTCGTCGCTTTTTCACTGCCGAGCCGCGATGAACAGTTCAAATCCAGTATCAAAACCATCGCCACTGAAAATCCAGAATCGTATGTTTATTCTggggatgggtttcgtcggacaGTTCTTTGCGCAAGAATTGAAGTACTCAGGATG GGATGTTTCTGGGACTTGTAGAAACCTTGGGCAGAAGATGCAATTGgagggaaggggttttgatgtTTATGTTTTTGATGCAAATGATCCAGT ACAGGACACTCTAAAAGCAATGAAGTATCATACTCACCTTCTCATTTCTATTCCACCAGATGTGGATGTGGGCGATCCT CTTCTCCATCATGAAAAGCTATTAAGGACTACTTTACAGGGTGGAGATCTTCGATGGCTTTGCTATTTGTCGTCGACAA GTGTTTATGGAGATTATGGAGGTGCTTGGGTAGATGAAGA TAACCCGGCAAACCCCTTAAGTCGGTCAGGCAAGTTGAGAATCGAAGCAGAGGAGAGATGGATAAATTTGGGTAATGATCTTGGCTTCTCAACTCAAGTATTTCGCCTTGGAGGTATCTATGGACCAGGTAGAAG TGCTATTGACACAATAATCAAGCAGAGATCCTTATCCGAGCGTCAACAACGTAGAGCACGTAGACAATTCACATCCCGAGTTCATGTTCAGGACATCTGCCAAGCTCTTAAAGCTTGTATTCAAAGGCCTTCTTCCAG GAGATTTTACAACATAGTTGATGACGATCCAGCTCCAAGGGAAGAAGTTTTCTCATACGCTCGAGATTTGGTCGAGAAAAAGTGGCCTGGGAAATTCGACACATTGTTGAAGCCAGTGGAGGAAAGTGATGTTACCAATGGGAGTGTAAGAGGCGATAAAAGAGTGTGCAATGCACGTATGAAAAGAGAGCTGGGAGTGAGTCTTGCGTATCCCACTTATAAATCAGGATTGCAAAGCATAATTGACCAAATGGGAGATGAGGAGCCCTCGTGA
- the LOC103487996 gene encoding uncharacterized protein LOC103487996 isoform X3, whose product MDALCWNHPAISLKATQNSENHGFLTPKSSSSLFHCRAAMNSSNPVSKPSPLKIQNRMFILGMGFVGQFFAQELKYSGWDVSGTCRNLGQKMQLEGRGFDVYVFDANDPVQDTLKAMKYHTHLLISIPPDVDVGDPLLHHEKLLRTTLQGGDLRWLCYLSSTSVYGDYGGAWVDEDNPANPLSRSGKLRIEAEERWINLGNDLGFSTQVFRLGGIYGPGRRHWFNHSAIDTIIKQRSLSERQQRRARRQFTSRVHVQDICQALKACIQRPSSRSSFAGDFTT is encoded by the exons ATGGATGCATTGTGTTGGAATCATCCAGCAATTTCTCTGAAAGCCACCCAAAATTCTGAGAATCATGGTTTCCTTACACCCAAATCTTCTTCGTCGCTTTTTCACTGCCGAGCCGCGATGAACAGTTCAAATCCAGTATCAAAACCATCGCCACTGAAAATCCAGAATCGTATGTTTATTCTggggatgggtttcgtcggacaGTTCTTTGCGCAAGAATTGAAGTACTCAGGATG GGATGTTTCTGGGACTTGTAGAAACCTTGGGCAGAAGATGCAATTGgagggaaggggttttgatgtTTATGTTTTTGATGCAAATGATCCAGT ACAGGACACTCTAAAAGCAATGAAGTATCATACTCACCTTCTCATTTCTATTCCACCAGATGTGGATGTGGGCGATCCT CTTCTCCATCATGAAAAGCTATTAAGGACTACTTTACAGGGTGGAGATCTTCGATGGCTTTGCTATTTGTCGTCGACAA GTGTTTATGGAGATTATGGAGGTGCTTGGGTAGATGAAGA TAACCCGGCAAACCCCTTAAGTCGGTCAGGCAAGTTGAGAATCGAAGCAGAGGAGAGATGGATAAATTTGGGTAATGATCTTGGCTTCTCAACTCAAGTATTTCGCCTTGGAGGTATCTATGGACCAGGTAGAAG ACATTGGTTCAATCACAGTGCTATTGACACAATAATCAAGCAGAGATCCTTATCCGAGCGTCAACAACGTAGAGCACGTAGACAATTCACATCCCGAGTTCATGTTCAGGACATCTGCCAAGCTCTTAAAGCTTGTATTCAAAGGCCTTCTTCCAG AAGTTCTTTTGCAGGAGATTTTACAACATAG
- the LOC103487996 gene encoding uncharacterized protein LOC103487996 isoform X1 gives MDALCWNHPAISLKATQNSENHGFLTPKSSSSLFHCRAAMNSSNPVSKPSPLKIQNRMFILGMGFVGQFFAQELKYSGWDVSGTCRNLGQKMQLEGRGFDVYVFDANDPVQDTLKAMKYHTHLLISIPPDVDVGDPLLHHEKLLRTTLQGGDLRWLCYLSSTSVYGDYGGAWVDEDNPANPLSRSGKLRIEAEERWINLGNDLGFSTQVFRLGGIYGPGRRHWFNHSAIDTIIKQRSLSERQQRRARRQFTSRVHVQDICQALKACIQRPSSRRFYNIVDDDPAPREEVFSYARDLVEKKWPGKFDTLLKPVEESDVTNGSVRGDKRVCNARMKRELGVSLAYPTYKSGLQSIIDQMGDEEPS, from the exons ATGGATGCATTGTGTTGGAATCATCCAGCAATTTCTCTGAAAGCCACCCAAAATTCTGAGAATCATGGTTTCCTTACACCCAAATCTTCTTCGTCGCTTTTTCACTGCCGAGCCGCGATGAACAGTTCAAATCCAGTATCAAAACCATCGCCACTGAAAATCCAGAATCGTATGTTTATTCTggggatgggtttcgtcggacaGTTCTTTGCGCAAGAATTGAAGTACTCAGGATG GGATGTTTCTGGGACTTGTAGAAACCTTGGGCAGAAGATGCAATTGgagggaaggggttttgatgtTTATGTTTTTGATGCAAATGATCCAGT ACAGGACACTCTAAAAGCAATGAAGTATCATACTCACCTTCTCATTTCTATTCCACCAGATGTGGATGTGGGCGATCCT CTTCTCCATCATGAAAAGCTATTAAGGACTACTTTACAGGGTGGAGATCTTCGATGGCTTTGCTATTTGTCGTCGACAA GTGTTTATGGAGATTATGGAGGTGCTTGGGTAGATGAAGA TAACCCGGCAAACCCCTTAAGTCGGTCAGGCAAGTTGAGAATCGAAGCAGAGGAGAGATGGATAAATTTGGGTAATGATCTTGGCTTCTCAACTCAAGTATTTCGCCTTGGAGGTATCTATGGACCAGGTAGAAG ACATTGGTTCAATCACAGTGCTATTGACACAATAATCAAGCAGAGATCCTTATCCGAGCGTCAACAACGTAGAGCACGTAGACAATTCACATCCCGAGTTCATGTTCAGGACATCTGCCAAGCTCTTAAAGCTTGTATTCAAAGGCCTTCTTCCAG GAGATTTTACAACATAGTTGATGACGATCCAGCTCCAAGGGAAGAAGTTTTCTCATACGCTCGAGATTTGGTCGAGAAAAAGTGGCCTGGGAAATTCGACACATTGTTGAAGCCAGTGGAGGAAAGTGATGTTACCAATGGGAGTGTAAGAGGCGATAAAAGAGTGTGCAATGCACGTATGAAAAGAGAGCTGGGAGTGAGTCTTGCGTATCCCACTTATAAATCAGGATTGCAAAGCATAATTGACCAAATGGGAGATGAGGAGCCCTCGTGA
- the LOC103487998 gene encoding uncharacterized protein LOC103487998 isoform X1, translated as MEVSETRDPDIINVVVYGVISWTLGFVLLRKVVFPNRSFEFCNRLISTIHAFLAVTLASISVQNWRCPICPLASKSSSFQMQTLGVSCSYLIYDMVCCHFDKKVSLDNTIHHLVSIVGIAAGFAYQKCGSEMVAALWITEISSPFLHLREILKEFGYRGTDLNLAADIGFAVIFSFARMVGGPYLTYMTLSANVPFLIKAMALGLQLVSAYWFYKIVRMIRFKLKNRSTLKNS; from the exons ATGGAAGTTTCCGAGACTCGAGATCCGGACATTATAAACGTCGTCGTTTACGGTGTAATATCATGGACATTGGGTTTCGTTTTGTTAAGAAAAGTAGTGTTTCCAAATCGATCTTTTGAGTTTTGCAATCGCCTCATCTCAACAATCCATGCTTTTTTAGCTGTCACATTGGCTTCCATCTCTGTTCAAAATTGGCGATGCCCCATTTGTCCTCTTGCTTCTAAATCTTCATCTTTTCAG ATGCAAACATTGGGTGTGAGCTGTTCATATTTGATATATGATATGGTGTGTTGCCATTTTGACAAGAAAGTGAGTTTGGACAATACCATCCATCACTTGGTTAGCATTGTTGGAATTGCAGCAGGCTTTGCTTATCAAAAG tGTGGGTCAGAGATGGTAGCAGCATTGTGGATAACAGAGATCTCAAGCCCCTTTCTCCATTTAAGGGAAATTCTCAAAGAATTTGGTTACAGAGGCACTGACCTTAATTTGGCTGCTGAT ATTGGATTTGCAGTGATATTTTCATTTGCAAGAATGGTTGGAGGGCCTTATCTCACTTACATGACTCTATCTGCCAATGTCCCTTTCCTTATTAAG GCCATGGCGCTGGGATTGCAGCTTGTCAGTGCCTACTGGTTTTACAAGATCGTGAGAATGATCAGATTCAAACTCAAGAACAGATCTACATTGAAGAACAGTTAA
- the LOC103487995 gene encoding bZIP transcription factor 11, whose translation MDSASGNSSGSIRLQNSGSEEDLQVLMDQRKRKRMQSNRESARRSRMRKQQHLDELMAQVTQLKKDNAQILSNINITSQLYMNVEAENSILKAQMAELTQRLQSLEEIANCINNTGGNNNGGFGETEEEEEAFQIQTIVAADSFMNSMNFLYVNQPIMAAADIFHY comes from the coding sequence ATGGATTCTGCAAGCGGAAATTCCTCGGGTTCCATTAGGCTTCAAAACTCAGGTTCCGAAGAGGATTTGCAGGTTCTGATGGATCAGAGAAAACGGAAAAGAATGCAATCGAATCGCGAATCAGCGAGACGATCTCGGATGAGGAAGCAACAGCATCTTGATGAATTGATGGCGCAAGTTACACAATTAAAGAAAGATAACGCTCAGATTCTTTCAAATATCAACATTACATCGCAGCTTTATATGAATGTCGAAGCTGAGAACTCGATTCTGAAAGCTCAAATGGCGGAACTGACGCAGAGATTGCAATCGCTCGAGGAGATCGCTAATTGCATCAACAACACCGGCGGCAACAATAATGGCGGATTTGGAGAAacagaggaggaggaggaagcaTTTCAGATTCAGACTATTGTGGCCGCCGATAGCTTCATGAACTCAATGAATTTCTTGTATGTCAACCAGCCGATCATGGCCGCCGCTGATATCTTCCATTATTGA
- the LOC103487998 gene encoding uncharacterized protein LOC103487998 isoform X3 — MQTLGVSCSYLIYDMVCCHFDKKVSLDNTIHHLVSIVGIAAGFAYQKCGSEMVAALWITEISSPFLHLREILKEFGYRGTDLNLAADIGFAVIFSFARMVGGPYLTYMTLSANVPFLIKAMALGLQLVSAYWFYKIVRMIRFKLKNRSTLKNS; from the exons ATGCAAACATTGGGTGTGAGCTGTTCATATTTGATATATGATATGGTGTGTTGCCATTTTGACAAGAAAGTGAGTTTGGACAATACCATCCATCACTTGGTTAGCATTGTTGGAATTGCAGCAGGCTTTGCTTATCAAAAG tGTGGGTCAGAGATGGTAGCAGCATTGTGGATAACAGAGATCTCAAGCCCCTTTCTCCATTTAAGGGAAATTCTCAAAGAATTTGGTTACAGAGGCACTGACCTTAATTTGGCTGCTGAT ATTGGATTTGCAGTGATATTTTCATTTGCAAGAATGGTTGGAGGGCCTTATCTCACTTACATGACTCTATCTGCCAATGTCCCTTTCCTTATTAAG GCCATGGCGCTGGGATTGCAGCTTGTCAGTGCCTACTGGTTTTACAAGATCGTGAGAATGATCAGATTCAAACTCAAGAACAGATCTACATTGAAGAACAGTTAA
- the LOC103487996 gene encoding uncharacterized protein LOC103487996 isoform X4 translates to MDALCWNHPAISLKATQNSENHGFLTPKSSSSLFHCRAAMNSSNPVSKPSPLKIQNRMFILGMGFVGQFFAQELKYSGWDVSGTCRNLGQKMQLEGRGFDVYVFDANDPVQDTLKAMKYHTHLLISIPPDVDVGDPLLHHEKLLRTTLQGGDLRWLCYLSSTSVYGDYGGAWVDEDNPANPLSRSGKLRIEAEERWINLGNDLGFSTQVFRLGGIYGPGRRHWFNHSAIDTIIKQRSLSERQQRRARRQFTSRVHVQDICQALKACIQRPSSSSFAGDFTT, encoded by the exons ATGGATGCATTGTGTTGGAATCATCCAGCAATTTCTCTGAAAGCCACCCAAAATTCTGAGAATCATGGTTTCCTTACACCCAAATCTTCTTCGTCGCTTTTTCACTGCCGAGCCGCGATGAACAGTTCAAATCCAGTATCAAAACCATCGCCACTGAAAATCCAGAATCGTATGTTTATTCTggggatgggtttcgtcggacaGTTCTTTGCGCAAGAATTGAAGTACTCAGGATG GGATGTTTCTGGGACTTGTAGAAACCTTGGGCAGAAGATGCAATTGgagggaaggggttttgatgtTTATGTTTTTGATGCAAATGATCCAGT ACAGGACACTCTAAAAGCAATGAAGTATCATACTCACCTTCTCATTTCTATTCCACCAGATGTGGATGTGGGCGATCCT CTTCTCCATCATGAAAAGCTATTAAGGACTACTTTACAGGGTGGAGATCTTCGATGGCTTTGCTATTTGTCGTCGACAA GTGTTTATGGAGATTATGGAGGTGCTTGGGTAGATGAAGA TAACCCGGCAAACCCCTTAAGTCGGTCAGGCAAGTTGAGAATCGAAGCAGAGGAGAGATGGATAAATTTGGGTAATGATCTTGGCTTCTCAACTCAAGTATTTCGCCTTGGAGGTATCTATGGACCAGGTAGAAG ACATTGGTTCAATCACAGTGCTATTGACACAATAATCAAGCAGAGATCCTTATCCGAGCGTCAACAACGTAGAGCACGTAGACAATTCACATCCCGAGTTCATGTTCAGGACATCTGCCAAGCTCTTAAAGCTTGTATTCAAAGGCCTTCTTCCAG TTCTTTTGCAGGAGATTTTACAACATAG
- the LOC103487996 gene encoding uncharacterized protein LOC103487996 isoform X5 has protein sequence MDALCWNHPAISLKATQNSENHGFLTPKSSSSLFHCRAAMNSSNPVSKPSPLKIQNRMFILGMGFVGQFFAQELKYSGWDVSGTCRNLGQKMQLEGRGFDVYVFDANDPVQDTLKAMKYHTHLLISIPPDVDVGDPLLHHEKLLRTTLQGGDLRWLCYLSSTSVYGDYGGAWVDEDNPANPLSRSGKLRIEAEERWINLGNDLGFSTQVFRLGGIYGPGRSAIDTIIKQRSLSERQQRRARRQFTSRVHVQDICQALKACIQRPSSRSSFAGDFTT, from the exons ATGGATGCATTGTGTTGGAATCATCCAGCAATTTCTCTGAAAGCCACCCAAAATTCTGAGAATCATGGTTTCCTTACACCCAAATCTTCTTCGTCGCTTTTTCACTGCCGAGCCGCGATGAACAGTTCAAATCCAGTATCAAAACCATCGCCACTGAAAATCCAGAATCGTATGTTTATTCTggggatgggtttcgtcggacaGTTCTTTGCGCAAGAATTGAAGTACTCAGGATG GGATGTTTCTGGGACTTGTAGAAACCTTGGGCAGAAGATGCAATTGgagggaaggggttttgatgtTTATGTTTTTGATGCAAATGATCCAGT ACAGGACACTCTAAAAGCAATGAAGTATCATACTCACCTTCTCATTTCTATTCCACCAGATGTGGATGTGGGCGATCCT CTTCTCCATCATGAAAAGCTATTAAGGACTACTTTACAGGGTGGAGATCTTCGATGGCTTTGCTATTTGTCGTCGACAA GTGTTTATGGAGATTATGGAGGTGCTTGGGTAGATGAAGA TAACCCGGCAAACCCCTTAAGTCGGTCAGGCAAGTTGAGAATCGAAGCAGAGGAGAGATGGATAAATTTGGGTAATGATCTTGGCTTCTCAACTCAAGTATTTCGCCTTGGAGGTATCTATGGACCAGGTAGAAG TGCTATTGACACAATAATCAAGCAGAGATCCTTATCCGAGCGTCAACAACGTAGAGCACGTAGACAATTCACATCCCGAGTTCATGTTCAGGACATCTGCCAAGCTCTTAAAGCTTGTATTCAAAGGCCTTCTTCCAG AAGTTCTTTTGCAGGAGATTTTACAACATAG